The proteins below are encoded in one region of Dehalococcoidia bacterium:
- a CDS encoding pyridoxamine 5'-phosphate oxidase family protein has product MDLGEYFDKTQGHGVLSTADSSGVVDAAIYARPHLMEANTVAFVMAERLTHKNLQSNPHAVYLFIEAGQGYQGKRLYLTKTKEESLDELVEQICRRCDYSMHGNNLTRHVVFFHVDKVLPLIGAGC; this is encoded by the coding sequence ATGGATCTCGGCGAGTACTTCGATAAAACTCAAGGGCATGGCGTATTGTCAACAGCCGATTCATCAGGCGTGGTGGATGCGGCCATCTATGCCAGACCGCATTTAATGGAAGCCAATACGGTGGCCTTTGTCATGGCTGAGCGGCTGACTCACAAGAACCTGCAGTCGAACCCTCACGCGGTCTACCTTTTCATCGAGGCAGGGCAGGGATATCAAGGCAAAAGGCTTTATCTAACCAAAACCAAAGAAGAATCCCTGGACGAACTGGTGGAACAGATTTGCCGCCGGTGCGACTACTCCATGCATGGCAATAATCTGACGCGGCACGTCGTCTTTTTCCATGTGGACAAGGTCTTACCTCTGATTGGCGCCGGATGTTAG
- the heR gene encoding heliorhodopsin HeR yields MGIEAKLSRLRKYNLIMGVFHLIQGTLILILSNTYSLPIRSSFLHSSAGTNTSQAVTEDIVHLQIGPLVAAFLFISALAHFFVSSIGFGWYSRNLKRGINYARWVEYAFSASLMLVLIAMLSGVFDIAALFGIFALTAAMNLFGLMMEIHNQTTQKTNWTAFYCGCIAGIAPWIGIFIYFVGAANSGPVPTFVYFIMGSLFFLYSLFAINMALQYKKVGPWKDYLFGEAMYVLLSLTAKSVLAWQVFGGAMAGAAS; encoded by the coding sequence ATGGGGATTGAGGCCAAACTCTCCAGGCTGCGGAAGTACAATCTGATAATGGGAGTGTTCCATCTGATCCAGGGAACGCTTATCCTGATCCTCAGCAACACTTACTCTTTGCCGATCAGAAGTTCGTTTCTGCATTCTTCGGCGGGAACGAATACCTCTCAGGCCGTCACCGAGGACATCGTCCATCTGCAGATCGGCCCTCTGGTGGCCGCATTCCTCTTCATTTCTGCGCTGGCCCATTTCTTTGTTTCCTCTATCGGTTTCGGCTGGTATTCCAGAAATCTGAAGCGCGGCATCAACTATGCCCGGTGGGTTGAGTATGCCTTCAGCGCCTCCCTGATGCTCGTGCTGATCGCGATGCTCAGCGGCGTTTTCGATATCGCCGCCTTGTTCGGCATTTTCGCCTTGACCGCCGCGATGAACCTCTTCGGCCTGATGATGGAGATTCACAACCAGACCACTCAAAAAACCAACTGGACTGCCTTCTATTGCGGTTGTATCGCCGGGATCGCCCCCTGGATCGGCATCTTCATTTATTTCGTCGGAGCAGCCAACAGCGGGCCGGTGCCGACTTTTGTCTATTTCATCATGGGGTCGCTTTTCTTTCTCTACTCTCTTTTCGCCATCAACATGGCCCTCCAGTACAAGAAGGTGGGACCGTGGAAGGATTACCTTTTTGGCGAGGCAATGTATGTTCTTCTGAGTTTGACGGCCAAATCGGTGCTGGCCTGGCAGGTCTTCGGGGGAGCCATGGCTGGGGCTGCCTCTTAG
- the rpsT gene encoding 30S ribosomal protein S20, whose translation MAHSSSAKKRVRSSLKKNRRNRPVRTQSRSCVVKADKLISDGNLDAAEAAVKEAISILDKTARKKVIHPNCAARRKSRLVRQLKAAQAQASAKNK comes from the coding sequence TTGGCACACAGCAGTTCAGCAAAGAAAAGGGTCCGTTCTTCTCTGAAAAAGAACCGTCGAAATCGACCGGTTCGGACGCAGTCCAGGTCCTGCGTTGTCAAGGCGGATAAGCTCATCAGTGATGGCAATCTGGATGCTGCCGAAGCAGCAGTGAAGGAAGCAATCAGTATTCTTGATAAGACGGCCCGCAAAAAAGTAATTCACCCGAACTGTGCAGCCCGCCGTAAATCACGCTTGGTCAGGCAGCTTAAGGCAGCTCAAGCGCAGGCTTCTGCCAAGAACAAGTAA